One Aerococcus urinaeequi DNA segment encodes these proteins:
- a CDS encoding helix-turn-helix domain-containing protein — protein MLIGEKIKKIRLERKISQEKLANHLYVSRQTISRWETGKVIPNMDNILQLSTFFDEPVSFFIGEEKAEPEVEAMQSTTDASEEKDYAKYGYALIYFAMSIVPFVYIWSIPFAVYAYYYADKKHIFGAKIIKLLAIASCIYFIIQFLVLIVGLFNLTPGTTEVFVG, from the coding sequence ATGCTTATTGGAGAAAAAATAAAAAAAATAAGATTGGAAAGAAAAATTTCTCAAGAAAAATTAGCGAATCATTTGTATGTATCTAGACAAACAATTTCTAGATGGGAAACTGGAAAAGTGATACCAAATATGGATAATATTTTGCAATTATCAACTTTTTTTGATGAACCAGTCAGTTTCTTTATTGGAGAAGAAAAAGCAGAACCAGAAGTCGAAGCTATGCAATCTACAACTGATGCATCAGAAGAAAAAGATTATGCCAAGTATGGTTATGCTTTAATATATTTTGCGATGTCTATAGTGCCGTTTGTTTATATTTGGAGTATTCCTTTCGCAGTGTATGCGTATTATTATGCTGACAAAAAACATATATTTGGAGCAAAAATAATCAAATTATTGGCAATCGCAAGTTGTATCTATTTTATAATTCAATTTTTGGTTTTAATAGTTGGCCTATTTAATTTAACTCCTGGCACAACAGAGGTGTTTGTAGGGTGA
- a CDS encoding formate/nitrite transporter family protein gives MSDKHISNFMSKIDGAVAKKEALFDQSKSKYLLRAIYAGIFLTLPTAIGMILWDAIALDYPSFGKITYALIFPIGLAMIIYLNGELATSNMMYLFTSAHRRKVTWSKALTIIVICTLMNLLGAALVGILIGNSSAAHYFNADSAIMTVINAKLGKDIWTLFIDGILANIFVNITIMGQMKMKDDTARLFFIIAVIFLFVYGGFEHIIANFSLMSLAFFSGNEMSLVAVLMNWGIAFIGNLIGGGVIMGLGYSFLNSHDAPYLD, from the coding sequence ATGAGCGATAAGCATATTTCAAATTTTATGAGCAAAATCGATGGTGCCGTTGCCAAGAAGGAAGCCCTTTTTGACCAATCAAAATCCAAATATTTATTGAGGGCAATATATGCGGGTATCTTCTTAACCTTACCGACCGCAATTGGTATGATACTTTGGGATGCAATTGCTTTAGATTATCCTTCTTTTGGTAAAATCACTTATGCCCTCATATTCCCAATAGGATTAGCAATGATTATTTATTTAAATGGTGAACTGGCTACTTCAAATATGATGTACCTCTTTACAAGTGCGCATCGCCGGAAAGTAACTTGGTCAAAAGCCTTAACAATCATCGTTATTTGCACGCTGATGAACTTACTCGGTGCAGCTCTTGTGGGTATCCTTATTGGGAATTCTAGCGCAGCACATTATTTTAATGCCGATTCAGCGATTATGACAGTCATTAACGCTAAATTAGGCAAAGACATTTGGACGCTATTCATAGACGGAATTCTAGCAAATATCTTTGTAAATATCACTATTATGGGACAAATGAAAATGAAAGATGATACTGCACGCTTATTCTTTATCATCGCTGTTATTTTCCTCTTTGTTTATGGTGGTTTCGAACATATTATCGCGAATTTCTCCCTAATGAGTTTGGCTTTCTTCTCAGGTAATGAGATGAGTTTAGTAGCGGTGTTAATGAATTGGGGTATCGCCTTTATTGGGAATTTAATAGGTGGTGGTGTCATTATGGGACTTGGTTATAGTTTCTTAAATAGTCATGATGCACCTTACCTTGACTAA
- the manA gene encoding mannose-6-phosphate isomerase, class I, with product MQEPIFLKAYLEEKIWGGQKLRSQFNLDIPSDQTGEAWVISGHEHGQSIVTSPESLAGLSLSDLYQKHPEIFLGEVAERFPLLIKIIDAKEDLSVQVHPDDAYGLAHENDLGKTECWYIMDADPGAYLIYGHNAQNKEQFLEMVEENEWDQLLRKVPVHAGDFFAVPAGTIHAIGGGVLILETQQSSNTTYRVYDYGRKDAQGNERDLHIQQSADVTMFPHQDTLADGRTTELPGGSIQEFWTNEYFSVAKWTVEDNLHINLSDKYQLCTVLDGQGQVTVGDKAWDVKAADAFILPSDLSEVTLTGQFSLMVAEEA from the coding sequence ATGCAAGAACCCATATTCTTAAAAGCCTACCTGGAAGAAAAAATCTGGGGTGGACAAAAATTACGCAGTCAATTTAATCTAGACATCCCTTCAGACCAGACGGGAGAAGCGTGGGTCATTTCAGGACATGAACATGGGCAATCTATCGTGACGTCACCTGAATCCCTTGCCGGATTAAGTCTATCTGACTTGTACCAAAAGCACCCAGAAATCTTCTTGGGAGAAGTGGCTGAACGTTTTCCATTATTAATCAAAATAATTGATGCCAAGGAAGACTTGTCCGTCCAAGTGCATCCGGATGACGCCTATGGACTAGCCCATGAAAATGACCTTGGGAAGACGGAGTGCTGGTATATTATGGACGCTGATCCAGGTGCCTACCTGATTTACGGCCACAATGCCCAAAATAAAGAACAGTTCCTAGAAATGGTCGAAGAGAACGAGTGGGACCAACTGTTACGTAAAGTGCCCGTTCATGCCGGTGATTTCTTCGCCGTGCCAGCAGGGACTATCCATGCTATTGGCGGTGGCGTATTAATCCTAGAAACACAACAAAGTTCTAATACAACTTACCGGGTTTATGACTATGGACGTAAAGATGCCCAAGGTAATGAACGTGACTTACACATCCAACAATCAGCAGATGTGACCATGTTCCCTCACCAAGATACGTTAGCAGATGGCCGTACAACTGAACTACCAGGTGGTTCAATCCAAGAATTTTGGACCAACGAATACTTCTCTGTGGCAAAATGGACAGTCGAGGATAACTTGCATATCAATTTATCTGACAAGTACCAATTATGTACTGTTCTTGATGGTCAAGGGCAAGTAACGGTTGGCGACAAAGCTTGGGATGTAAAAGCAGCGGATGCCTTCATCTTACCAAGCGATTTAAGTGAGGTAACACTTACAGGTCAATTCAGTTTGATGGTTGCAGAAGAAGCATAA
- the pgeF gene encoding peptidoglycan editing factor PgeF: protein MTVQFYETPENITAGTSLKDPNQALDGNLALHTGEDATLVNANRQALAEALQVGADQFVFANQTHSKKAYQVKADDQGRGTKTTDDAIDDVDALFTYEPNIVIGVFTADCVPVLFYDEDTGLIGAIHSGWKGTVQDVVSATFAKIKRKHPDIYMGNMKAILGPSIAQESFEVDQDVADQFKALSYADDYIRWDDRRQKYLVDNQATVAEQLKRVGILADNIRLSDQDTLAMVDGFSYRLDKTPGRHFNFITRKG from the coding sequence ATGACAGTCCAATTTTATGAAACGCCAGAAAATATTACTGCTGGTACAAGCTTAAAAGACCCCAACCAAGCGCTAGATGGTAATTTAGCCTTACATACCGGAGAGGATGCGACGCTGGTTAACGCTAATCGACAAGCTTTAGCAGAAGCGTTACAGGTGGGTGCCGACCAATTTGTTTTCGCTAACCAAACCCATTCCAAAAAGGCTTACCAGGTTAAAGCTGACGACCAAGGACGCGGCACTAAAACAACTGATGATGCAATAGATGACGTAGATGCGCTATTTACTTATGAACCCAATATTGTGATTGGTGTATTTACCGCAGACTGTGTGCCTGTATTATTTTATGATGAAGATACTGGCTTAATTGGGGCTATCCATTCAGGCTGGAAGGGGACTGTTCAAGACGTGGTATCTGCGACTTTCGCTAAAATTAAAAGAAAGCATCCAGATATCTATATGGGCAATATGAAAGCTATTCTTGGCCCCTCTATCGCCCAAGAATCATTTGAAGTAGATCAAGATGTGGCAGATCAATTCAAAGCCCTTAGTTATGCGGATGACTATATTCGTTGGGATGATAGACGCCAAAAATATTTAGTCGACAATCAAGCAACGGTTGCAGAGCAATTAAAACGTGTTGGTATTTTGGCAGACAATATTCGTTTGTCTGATCAAGATACTTTAGCAATGGTTGATGGTTTTTCATATCGCTTAGACAAAACACCTGGCAGACATTTCAACTTTATCACGAGAAAGGGATAG
- the radA gene encoding DNA repair protein RadA, which produces MAKKTTTRYVCQACGYESVQFYGKCPNCGAWNQMEEERLYGKTIAHPETRVGQANSSRMKPQKLAAVKGEETPRIQTQLGELNRVLGGGVVQGSLVLIGGDPGIGKSTLMLQVSAELHQSAGPVLYVSGEESMHQIKLRADRLGFEGADFYVYAETDMAAIQDAIYDLQPRFVVIDSIQTMTHEDATSTAGSVGQVRQTTAELMKLAKSQNIGIFIVGHVTKEGNIAGPRILEHMVDTVLYFEGEKHDTFRILRAVKNRFGSTNEIGVFDMQQDGLHEVANPSELFLEERLAGTNGSAVVASMEGTRPILTEIQALLTPTSFGNARRTASGLDYSRVSLIMAVLEKRAGLMLQNQDAYLKSTGGVRLDEPAIDLAIAVAVASSYREKETKPTDCFIGEIGLTGEIRRVTRIAERVQEAEKLGFERIFIPKNAISGLTGKQKIQVVGVTTVREVLNTIFPK; this is translated from the coding sequence ATGGCGAAGAAAACGACAACGAGATATGTGTGTCAGGCTTGTGGTTATGAGAGTGTTCAGTTCTATGGCAAGTGTCCAAATTGTGGGGCTTGGAACCAAATGGAAGAGGAACGCTTATATGGGAAGACTATTGCTCATCCTGAAACCCGCGTTGGACAAGCCAATTCAAGCCGGATGAAGCCACAAAAATTAGCGGCGGTTAAAGGGGAAGAAACCCCGCGTATCCAAACCCAATTAGGCGAATTAAATCGCGTCTTAGGTGGCGGAGTGGTGCAAGGTTCGCTGGTTTTAATTGGTGGTGACCCAGGGATTGGGAAGTCAACCTTAATGCTACAGGTATCAGCTGAATTGCATCAGAGTGCTGGGCCAGTTTTATATGTGTCCGGAGAGGAATCGATGCATCAAATCAAGCTACGAGCAGACCGACTAGGATTTGAAGGTGCAGATTTCTATGTTTATGCAGAAACTGATATGGCGGCTATTCAAGATGCCATTTATGACTTACAACCGCGCTTTGTAGTGATTGACTCTATTCAAACTATGACCCACGAGGATGCGACATCAACGGCTGGATCAGTTGGCCAAGTCCGCCAAACGACAGCAGAGTTAATGAAATTAGCGAAGTCACAAAATATCGGTATTTTTATCGTTGGCCATGTGACGAAAGAAGGAAACATTGCTGGACCGCGTATTCTAGAACACATGGTGGATACTGTACTGTATTTTGAAGGTGAGAAGCATGATACTTTCAGGATTTTACGGGCAGTGAAGAACCGGTTTGGGTCAACCAATGAAATAGGTGTCTTTGACATGCAACAAGACGGCCTGCATGAAGTCGCTAACCCTTCCGAACTCTTCTTAGAAGAAAGACTAGCTGGCACTAATGGATCAGCAGTTGTTGCTTCGATGGAAGGAACACGACCGATTTTAACGGAAATTCAAGCGCTACTTACACCTACCTCATTTGGGAATGCCCGTAGAACAGCTTCTGGCTTAGATTATTCACGGGTATCACTAATTATGGCTGTACTTGAGAAGAGAGCCGGTTTAATGCTTCAAAATCAAGATGCCTACCTCAAATCAACTGGTGGCGTCCGTTTAGATGAACCAGCGATTGACCTGGCTATCGCTGTAGCTGTGGCTTCTTCATACCGAGAAAAAGAAACCAAACCAACTGATTGTTTCATTGGAGAAATTGGTTTGACTGGTGAAATTAGACGGGTAACAAGAATTGCGGAACGTGTTCAAGAAGCTGAAAAACTAGGTTTTGAGCGTATTTTTATCCCAAAAAATGCGATATCAGGTTTAACTGGCAAACAAAAAATACAAGTAGTTGGTGTAACTACTGTAAGAGAAGTGTTAAATACGATTTTTCCAAAATAG
- a CDS encoding cupin domain-containing protein: MKDKSIWIDHYNMAGHEEGGFFYQVLKSDQTIQLEGQQLRALYTSIYFLLTSNNPSRFHRLTADEVWYYHYGSPLTVHMITPEGDYQQVTLGTDVEKGQVLQAVVPKNTIFGSSVEEDDSYALVSCMVSPGFEYDDFELFKRSDLLEAYPDYSDIIHRLTLED; the protein is encoded by the coding sequence ATGAAAGATAAATCAATTTGGATTGATCACTATAATATGGCAGGTCATGAAGAAGGAGGCTTTTTCTATCAGGTTCTAAAATCTGATCAGACTATTCAATTAGAAGGACAGCAACTACGTGCGCTATACACTAGTATTTATTTCCTGTTAACGAGCAATAATCCTTCGCGTTTCCACCGGTTAACTGCCGATGAGGTTTGGTACTACCATTATGGTAGCCCATTGACTGTTCATATGATTACACCTGAAGGCGACTATCAACAAGTCACTCTTGGAACAGATGTAGAAAAAGGCCAAGTCTTACAAGCTGTGGTTCCTAAGAATACGATTTTTGGGTCAAGCGTTGAAGAAGATGACAGCTATGCCTTAGTTTCATGTATGGTTAGTCCAGGCTTTGAATATGATGACTTTGAATTATTTAAACGGTCTGATTTACTTGAAGCATATCCAGACTACTCAGACATTATTCACCGCCTAACCTTAGAAGACTAA
- a CDS encoding DUF5626 family protein encodes MLNKIKFTLFAVGLLLTFCTPKNVQAETTSFSLSDLDSKGQITQEFIEDDTYHTISIQKDINPKNMQLHSFSGKLNNTYTVQHNKIGYYTAKYKIDITNSKITRAHSAQVVPKIGSISTKRLSRVSSSQANLFFSQKVALSQINRNIRSSIESGNILINVN; translated from the coding sequence ATGTTAAACAAAATTAAATTCACTTTATTTGCTGTGGGACTTTTGCTAACTTTTTGTACACCCAAAAATGTACAGGCAGAAACGACTAGTTTTAGCCTTTCTGATTTGGATTCGAAAGGTCAAATAACCCAAGAATTTATTGAAGACGATACCTATCATACGATTAGTATACAAAAGGACATTAATCCTAAAAACATGCAATTGCATTCCTTTAGTGGGAAGCTAAATAACACTTACACCGTGCAACACAACAAAATTGGTTACTACACCGCTAAATATAAAATAGATATCACTAATAGTAAGATAACACGTGCCCATTCTGCTCAAGTTGTCCCGAAAATTGGTTCTATCTCCACGAAAAGATTATCTAGAGTTTCATCATCGCAAGCAAACTTGTTTTTTAGTCAGAAAGTAGCACTGTCTCAAATAAATCGAAATATACGTTCTTCAATAGAGAGTGGCAATATTTTGATAAATGTTAACTAA
- a CDS encoding insulinase family protein, with amino-acid sequence MTINLKKGDQIHGFTLVDSQFIQDANAQVHTFAHKQSGGQVIWVENDDQNRSFGIGFKTPPKDSTGVAHIVEHSVLSGSRKYPAKDPFMTMLKTSMNTFLNAMTFSDMTIYPVSSMNEEDFHNLTDVYLDAVFFPKMTSEENIFRQEGWHKELFDKDEPIIYNGVVYNEMRGAYSDAERIIMQDVTANMHPGSTYAHESGGYPYEIPDLTFDNFKQFHADHYRPDNALAYVYGDIDIDRTLGQINGDFFSEFLKKDQQVQFDLPETKDGHIEYQAFYDADERKTAEHDSYLTYMTHVGASTDLTNNYVANILSDALIESEAAPIRQALIEAGLAEEVEAIGSDGYYLDFGLVLKQFNPANKDKALAVIKETLTDLVANGINRDLLEGVINTREFAARQAGGAMKGITYEIQMTMAWRYGMSPTEVLHFSKYFDDLRAKLATDFYEEWLQDNLLTADASLVGIYKPKVGLFKEHDDQLEAKLAAEKAAMTDQDIQALIQENQALRVYQDTPDTDEARQALPKLDISDVPRITQAIAEETLAGQQGVPVLFHEQDASGIRYVQMAYKLDHIAAEDLPYVNYLTILLGLLDTENYDYRQMDIEMMKATAGISMRPKVFIREGSQDDYMPVLVSSFAAIGDHSARGFELLQDTMKFTDFSDKARILNVLQRVKFNMSQSYEGAGHRVAISRLRSFYSQAAKYEDVISGLSFYDHMTDLIENFSTKADDFIAKLIEVNGKMWDPRMLTVSLTADAADKATLLEQVDQFIDQADQTDSVEPVSVEFDLAGNKYHEAIQTNGNVQYVSVGGRVPIEDYNGRYVVFANILSKDYLHENIRAKGGAYGAGISLTSSGDVTTYSYRDPNVDKTVDVYSKLPDFLANPGLSQDDLDQLIIGSMTAFHYPLTPASVNNLMVTRHFRGMTKDMVDTRLSQALDTKVADLVAFKDQIQIALDADNLVVFGNKQKIDDSTQTFNNKRTI; translated from the coding sequence ATGACAATCAACTTGAAAAAAGGGGACCAAATACACGGTTTTACCCTTGTAGATAGTCAATTTATTCAAGATGCTAATGCCCAAGTTCACACTTTCGCCCATAAACAATCAGGGGGACAAGTGATTTGGGTGGAAAATGATGACCAAAATCGCTCTTTTGGGATAGGGTTTAAAACGCCACCGAAAGATTCAACCGGTGTAGCCCATATCGTGGAGCATTCAGTACTTTCTGGATCGCGTAAATATCCAGCTAAGGATCCATTTATGACTATGTTGAAAACGTCTATGAATACATTCTTGAATGCTATGACTTTTTCAGATATGACCATTTATCCAGTTTCATCTATGAATGAGGAAGACTTCCATAATTTAACGGATGTTTATTTAGACGCCGTTTTCTTCCCTAAAATGACCAGCGAAGAAAATATTTTCCGACAAGAAGGATGGCATAAAGAGTTATTCGACAAGGACGAGCCAATAATCTATAACGGGGTCGTTTACAATGAAATGCGTGGGGCTTATTCAGACGCAGAACGCATTATTATGCAAGATGTTACGGCAAATATGCACCCAGGCTCAACCTATGCCCACGAATCAGGCGGTTATCCATACGAAATTCCTGATTTAACATTTGACAATTTCAAACAATTCCACGCCGACCACTACCGTCCAGATAACGCCCTTGCCTATGTTTACGGTGACATCGATATCGACCGAACATTAGGTCAAATCAACGGCGATTTCTTCAGTGAATTCTTGAAAAAAGACCAGCAAGTTCAATTTGACTTGCCAGAAACAAAGGATGGCCACATCGAATACCAGGCCTTTTATGACGCTGATGAACGCAAGACAGCCGAACATGATTCTTACCTTACCTACATGACTCATGTAGGTGCATCTACAGACTTGACCAATAATTACGTGGCTAATATTTTAAGCGATGCCTTAATTGAATCTGAAGCTGCGCCTATACGACAAGCCCTTATCGAAGCTGGGCTAGCGGAAGAAGTTGAAGCCATTGGGTCAGACGGTTACTACCTAGATTTCGGTCTAGTTCTGAAACAATTCAATCCAGCTAATAAGGACAAGGCCCTTGCTGTAATTAAAGAAACCCTAACTGACCTTGTAGCCAACGGGATTAACCGCGACCTACTTGAAGGGGTCATCAACACCCGCGAATTCGCAGCCCGTCAAGCCGGCGGTGCCATGAAGGGGATTACCTATGAAATCCAAATGACCATGGCATGGCGGTATGGCATGTCTCCGACCGAAGTCCTTCATTTTTCGAAATATTTCGACGATTTAAGAGCGAAATTAGCTACTGACTTCTATGAAGAATGGCTTCAAGACAACTTGCTGACGGCAGATGCCAGCTTAGTCGGTATTTATAAACCGAAAGTTGGCTTATTCAAAGAACATGACGACCAACTAGAAGCCAAGTTAGCTGCTGAAAAAGCCGCAATGACTGACCAAGACATTCAAGCATTAATTCAGGAAAACCAAGCGTTGCGGGTCTACCAAGATACACCAGACACCGATGAAGCCCGTCAAGCCTTACCAAAGTTAGATATTTCAGATGTACCACGGATAACGCAAGCGATTGCTGAAGAAACATTAGCCGGCCAACAAGGGGTGCCTGTCCTTTTCCATGAACAAGACGCATCAGGCATTCGGTATGTACAAATGGCTTACAAATTAGACCATATTGCAGCGGAAGATTTACCTTACGTGAATTATCTAACGATTTTATTAGGGTTATTGGACACGGAAAATTATGATTATCGTCAAATGGACATTGAAATGATGAAGGCGACTGCTGGAATTTCTATGCGACCTAAAGTCTTTATTCGTGAAGGTTCGCAAGATGATTATATGCCAGTCTTGGTGTCATCATTTGCGGCGATTGGTGACCATTCTGCTCGTGGTTTTGAACTATTACAAGATACGATGAAATTTACTGACTTTTCTGATAAGGCACGGATTTTAAATGTCTTACAACGGGTGAAATTCAATATGAGTCAGTCGTATGAAGGGGCTGGCCATCGCGTAGCCATTTCTAGACTACGCTCATTCTACTCACAAGCAGCCAAGTATGAAGACGTCATTTCAGGCCTATCATTCTATGACCACATGACCGACTTAATCGAAAACTTCTCGACCAAGGCAGATGACTTTATTGCTAAATTGATTGAAGTGAATGGCAAAATGTGGGATCCTCGCATGTTGACAGTTAGTTTAACAGCAGATGCAGCGGATAAAGCCACATTACTTGAACAAGTTGATCAGTTTATCGATCAAGCTGACCAGACGGATAGCGTTGAACCCGTATCTGTTGAGTTTGATTTAGCGGGCAACAAGTACCACGAAGCCATTCAAACAAATGGTAACGTCCAATACGTATCCGTAGGTGGTCGCGTGCCAATTGAAGACTACAATGGTCGTTATGTTGTCTTCGCCAATATCTTATCTAAAGACTACTTACACGAAAATATTCGTGCCAAAGGTGGTGCCTATGGTGCGGGCATCAGTCTAACATCATCCGGTGACGTTACAACCTATTCATACCGGGACCCGAACGTAGATAAGACAGTAGATGTATATAGTAAGCTACCGGATTTCTTAGCCAATCCAGGACTTAGCCAAGACGACCTTGACCAACTTATTATTGGTTCAATGACCGCCTTCCATTATCCATTAACACCAGCCAGTGTGAATAACTTGATGGTGACACGTCACTTTAGAGGCATGACCAAAGATATGGTAGATACACGATTAAGCCAGGCATTAGATACCAAAGTTGCGGATCTAGTTGCCTTTAAAGATCAAATCCAAATCGCACTAGACGCAGACAACCTAGTCGTCTTTGGTAATAAGCAAAAAATCGACGACTCAACGCAAACATTCAACAACAAACGTACGATTTAA
- a CDS encoding ABC transporter ATP-binding protein: MKKIIDLKIKSKNFKHNNVTSLQNFSLTVNQGETIAITGDSGVGKSTLLNILGLLDSKYEGYYNLFGHDMKEMSEKEKASMRNNQIGFVLQESSLINNLTIKENILLPRLYNTDIPRSELGKRMMDLARSLDIINVLDKKPLECSGGQKSRAAFARAVIMHPKLILADEPTASLDESNKENMISVLKNFNQNNDVTILIVTHDLDVANRFLHQLILKS; encoded by the coding sequence ATGAAAAAAATTATCGATTTAAAAATAAAGTCAAAAAATTTCAAACACAACAATGTCACTTCATTACAGAACTTTTCATTAACGGTAAATCAAGGAGAAACCATAGCAATTACCGGAGACTCTGGTGTTGGCAAATCCACCCTTTTGAATATCCTTGGTTTATTAGACAGCAAGTATGAAGGTTACTACAACCTTTTTGGGCATGATATGAAAGAAATGAGCGAAAAGGAAAAGGCAAGCATGCGCAATAACCAAATAGGATTCGTCTTGCAAGAATCCTCGTTAATCAATAACTTGACCATTAAGGAAAATATTCTCTTACCTAGGTTATACAATACCGATATCCCTCGTTCAGAATTGGGAAAACGAATGATGGATTTAGCTAGGAGTCTTGATATTATCAATGTGCTAGATAAAAAGCCGCTAGAGTGTTCCGGGGGCCAAAAATCACGGGCTGCTTTTGCTCGAGCTGTCATCATGCACCCTAAACTTATTCTTGCTGACGAACCAACTGCTTCCCTTGATGAATCGAATAAGGAAAACATGATCAGTGTGTTAAAAAACTTTAACCAAAATAATGATGTCACAATTCTTATCGTAACTCATGACCTAGATGTCGCAAATCGCTTTTTACATCAATTAATTTTAAAATCTTAA
- a CDS encoding alpha-amylase → MMNGVLMQYFEWDLPDDGSLWKKLAEDAEHLASIGISHVWMPPATKGQSSNDVGYGTYDLFDIGEFDQKGTVRTKYGTRAEYQAAIDALHEQDIWVLADAVLNHKGGADETEVFQAYPMNPTNRQEKLGEARDIEGWTKFTFPGRNGEYSDFIWDFNCFSGTDFDQRTGESGIFMIKGENKGWADDEAVDGENGNFDYLMFADIDYGNPYVREEVLKWARWYLDSFNLNGFRMDALKHIDFAFIDQLISALRENNPDIYVVGEYWQSNTGVLFDYLTETDYQIDLFDVALHQRFKQAATSWDQFDMGSLLEGSLLKDRPDLAVPFVDNHDSQPGQSLESWVDEWFKPIAYGVILLHQSGLPAIFYGDYYGIESIDYKGFQETLDKLLALRQENAYGDQHDYFDHKNCIGYTRTGDDEHPDGLAFIATNGEQAKKRMYVGELHVGEEWVDAMGEIEGSVTIEEDGTGVFKVHAGSMSVWVNKSDAEHIDGEADEDFEDTSYLGETPTEELADPDVEAAQVEDGEVVAADQSE, encoded by the coding sequence GTGATGAACGGTGTATTAATGCAATATTTTGAGTGGGACTTGCCTGATGATGGTAGCTTATGGAAAAAGTTAGCGGAAGATGCAGAACACTTGGCATCAATTGGGATTTCTCATGTGTGGATGCCACCAGCAACTAAAGGTCAATCGAGTAACGACGTTGGTTACGGGACTTACGACTTATTTGATATTGGGGAATTTGATCAAAAAGGGACGGTTCGTACCAAATACGGGACCCGCGCAGAATATCAAGCGGCAATTGATGCCTTACATGAACAGGATATTTGGGTGCTAGCGGATGCCGTTTTAAACCATAAGGGTGGGGCTGATGAAACGGAAGTATTCCAAGCCTATCCAATGAACCCAACAAATCGACAAGAAAAGCTTGGTGAAGCTCGAGATATTGAAGGGTGGACCAAATTTACTTTTCCAGGTCGAAATGGTGAATACTCAGACTTTATTTGGGATTTTAACTGCTTCTCTGGGACTGATTTTGACCAAAGAACAGGTGAAAGTGGCATCTTTATGATTAAAGGTGAGAATAAAGGTTGGGCAGATGATGAAGCAGTGGACGGAGAGAATGGTAACTTCGACTACTTGATGTTTGCAGATATTGATTATGGTAATCCTTATGTTCGAGAAGAAGTCTTAAAATGGGCGCGTTGGTATTTAGATTCTTTTAATTTAAATGGCTTTAGAATGGATGCCTTAAAACATATCGATTTTGCTTTTATCGACCAGCTAATATCTGCTTTACGAGAAAATAATCCAGATATTTATGTTGTAGGGGAATACTGGCAAAGTAATACCGGTGTACTTTTCGATTATTTAACGGAAACGGATTATCAAATTGACCTATTTGATGTGGCCTTACATCAACGTTTTAAACAAGCGGCGACTTCTTGGGATCAATTTGATATGGGATCACTGCTTGAGGGATCATTATTAAAAGATAGACCTGATCTAGCTGTGCCTTTTGTCGACAACCACGACTCACAACCAGGGCAATCCCTTGAATCTTGGGTGGACGAATGGTTTAAACCCATTGCTTATGGGGTGATTTTGCTGCACCAATCCGGCCTACCAGCTATTTTCTACGGAGATTATTACGGTATTGAAAGTATCGACTACAAAGGTTTCCAAGAGACCTTAGATAAGCTTTTAGCCTTAAGACAGGAAAATGCCTATGGTGATCAACATGATTATTTTGACCATAAAAATTGTATCGGTTATACCCGAACTGGCGATGATGAACATCCAGATGGACTCGCTTTTATCGCAACCAATGGTGAACAGGCGAAGAAGCGTATGTATGTAGGAGAACTTCATGTAGGAGAAGAGTGGGTAGACGCGATGGGTGAAATTGAAGGATCGGTAACCATTGAAGAGGATGGTACTGGTGTATTTAAAGTACATGCTGGGTCAATGTCCGTTTGGGTCAACAAGTCTGATGCAGAGCATATTGACGGTGAAGCAGATGAAGATTTTGAAGATACTAGCTATCTTGGAGAAACCCCTACTGAAGAACTGGCTGATCCGGATGTAGAAGCAGCACAAGTGGAAGATGGGGAAGTGGTTGCTGCTGACCAGAGCGAGTAA